The genomic interval AAGAGCGTTGCCGACCTCGGTGCCGTATCCCTGCACGACGTTGAGGACACCGGCCGGCAGCCCTGCCTCGGCCGCGATGTCGGCGAGCAGCGAAGCAGTGAGCGGGGACCACTCGGCGGGCTTGAGGATCACCGTGTTCCCGGCGGCCAGCGCCGGGGCGACCTTCCAGGTGGCCAGCATCAGCGGGGCGTTCCACGGCGTGATCAGCACGCACGGGCCCGCCGGGTCCCAGCTCACGTGGTTCGTGTGGCCGCGGGAGGCGAAGTCCTCGTGCTCCAGCTTCAGCAGCCAGTCGGCGAAGAAGCGGAAGTTGTGCGCCACGCGCGGCATCACACCGCGGCGGTGGGAACGCAGGAGGGCGCCGTTGTCGAGCGTCTCGACATTGGCGAGGTCCTCGATGCGCTTCTCGACTCCGTCGGCGATGGCGTGCAGGATGCGGGCGCGCTCGGCGCGCGACGTGGCGGCCCAGGCGGGAAAGGCGGCGCGAGCGGCGGCGACGGCCGCCGCGGCCTCCGTCGCCGTGCCCCGGGAGATCTCTCCAAGGGTGCTTCCGTCGATCGGCGACACGTCGGTGAACGTCTCGACGGACGCCACGCGTTCCCCGCCGATCCAGTGCCGGGTGTCGACGGCGACCCCGGCCACCGTGGTGATGTGCTCGGTCATGTCCGGTCTCCAGGTCTTCTGATGCGTAAGGGGGTTACTCGGCCTCGGAGGTGCCGGATTCCAGCAGTCGACCGCCGTCCCAGACGACGCCCACCTGCCGGTAGTACGCGGCGATCGGCTCTCGGATCTCCAGCCGGGCCAGCTCTTCCGTCGGCGCCTCGAACAGCTCCAGTTCCGCATCGCCGACCCACGGCTGTCCGGCCTCGAACGACGCGGCGCCGGTCTCGATCAACTCGTCGAGCGCGAGGCCCTTGCCGTTCTCGATGGAGGGAAGCCAGCGGTGGTGGGCCATCGGGTGGCCGTTGACGAAGCCGTTGGTCTCGGACGGCTCGCGCAGGGTCACCACCGTCTGTGCCAGGCGTCGGTCGGCTGCGGCGAGGGTGGCGCCGAAGCGGGCTCCGGCCTCGATGCGCGGGGCCGGACCGTACAGGTGCGGGCGCGTCTGGTGGATCGAACCGAGCTTCTTCGGGTAGCCCTGGTGCAGCCCGCGGGCGATCGCGAAGTCCTTGTCGACCCAGATGTACACGCAGCGCGAGTACGTCCGCCCCTGGTACGAGCAGCGGACGACGGCGAAGGCCTCCTTGTACTGGGCGCGCACCGGGTCCAGCAGCTCCTCCTTCGTACCGGAGCAGGACTGCCAGTCGGCCCAGATCAGCGCGACCGCGCCCGGGTCCTCCTCGGCGAGTTCCAGCGGTGCGGGCAGCAACTCCCGTACACGTGCGGGATCGGTGCGGTACTCGATCGTGAGCAGGTCGCCGGAGTAGTGCCAGGGGGGTGAGGGGATCAGGGACGATGATCCGGTCGCCGTCTTGGGATGGAAGTAACCACGGACGCTGGCCATGACGTTGGTTCCTTACGCGGTGAGGGCGGGCTGCTTGAGCAGCTGGGCGCGGTAGCGGGCGGCGCCGGTGGCAGCGGCTGGGCCGCCGAGGGCGACGACGCCGACGAGCTGCCCGCCGTCGGTGTGGTAGCCGACGAGCATGTCGCCGCCCGGATCGCCGGCCAGGACGCGGATGTCGGCGAGGCCGAGTACGGGGGAACCGAAGGACTGCAGCCGGAAGTCGTGCTGGTCGCTCCAGAAGGTGGGCAGCGGCGCGAACGGCGGCAAGCCGGCTTCCGCACCCGTGAGATGAGCCATCAGTGCCTTGGCCGCATGTTTCGCGGTGTCGCCGGGGATCGACCAGTGCTCGACCCGGCGCGGTACGCCGTCGTAGCGGGCATTGGGGAAGCGGGCGACGTCGCCGACCGCGACGACGTACGGCAGTCCGCCGACCCGCAGCTGCCCGTCGGTGAGCACGCCGTCGGTCAGGTCGAGACCGTTGCCGTCGAGCCACTCGGTGTTGGCGACGGAGCCGACCGACTCCACGACCACATCGGCCGGGAGCACTGTCCCGTCACTCAGTACGACCCCGGTGACGTGCTCCTCGCCCTCGAACCCCGAGACACCCGCACCGAGAGCGAAGCGCACACCGCGTTCCTCGTGCCGCCCCAGCAGCGCGCGGGCCGGCAGCTCGCCGAGTGGTCCGACCATGGGCAGCGGCAGCGGGTCGACCACGGTGACGTCCGTGACGCCGAGACCGACCGCGGTGGCGGCCACCTCGCAGCCGATGAACCCGGCACCGATGACGACGACCCGGGCGCCCGGCCGGACCAGCTCCGCACGCAGGGCCTGAGCGTCACCGAAAGTCCGTACGGTGTGACGGCCGACCGCGGGGCCTTCGCAGCGCAGGCGCCGGGGACGCATACCCGTGGCGACGACCAGTCCGTCGAAAGGCAGCTCCTCGCCGCTGTCGAGCACGACGACCCGCTCGGCGAGTCGGGCGCTCGTGACGCTCGTACCGAGCCGCCACTCCACGTCGGCCGCGCTCGCCTTGGGAGCGAAGGCCAGGGACTCGAACGACGCCTTTCCGGCCAGCGCTTCCTTGGAGAGAGGCGGCCGGTTGTACGGCATGTGGGGCTCGTCACCGATCACGGTGATCGCGCCGGTCCACCCGGCGCCGCGGAGTTGTTCGGCCGCGCGCAGGCCGCCGATGGAGGCCCCGGCCACGATGATGCGCTGCGTCGTCATGCCGCTCAGTCCTCGATCCGGATGGCCTGCAGCGGACAGACGTCCGCGGCCTCCTCGACCTCGTCGCGCAGGGTGTCGTCCGGGTCGCTGACGTAGGCCAGCCGTCCGTTGTCGTCCAGCTGGAAAACGTCGGGGGCCGCGAAGACGCACTGTCCGTGGTCCTTGCACTTGTTCATGTCGACGACGACCTTCATGGCCGGTCCTCCTGGAAGGTGGGTGCGCCGGAGCGGGCGGGAGCGAGGGGCAGGGGCGGGATGGAAGGGCCCGGCCTGTGGCCGGGCCCCCAGCCACAGGGGGACGGGAAGCCGAACCCCTGACTCGTTTGGCTTCAAACAACATAGGAAGCCGCCACGCTCTGGTCAATACCTATCCGGATGGATAAATTCTTTGGCGCACCCCCTTGCGGGAAGGTGGCCACCTCCATACCGTTTGGCTTCAAATGATTAACCGGGGCTTCACGACCGCGGCATCGCCCGGCGCCCCGACCAGTCTTCGCTCCGCCACCCTCCCCCCGGGCTCGACGCCCGAGAGGTGCCCCGAATCCGCCGAGGAGACATCGGTGAGCGCTCACGACACCCCATCCGTCCGCCGGCACCAGGACCGGCTCGCCGCCGAGGGCATCGACGTGGTCCGGGTGACCTACCCCGACCTCATCGGCACCGACCGCGCCCGCGACGTGCTGCTCGACCACCTGCCGTCGGCCTGCGAGCACGGCCTGGCCTTCTGCCGCGCCGTTTACCACACCACCCCGCGCGGCGACGTCGTCGCGATCCAGGGCGGCATCGATGCCGGCCTGCCCGACATCTCCGTGCGACCGGACCTGAGCACCCTGGCACGCGTGCCCTGGGAGCCCGGCGTTGCGTGGTGTCTCGGTGACACGACCGACCCGGCGACCGGCGGGCCGGCCGCGGAGTCGCCGCGCGATCTGCTGCGCTCGGTGCTGGCCCGATGTGCGGACGTGGGCCTGAGCCCGGTCGTCGGCCCGGAGCTGGAGTACTTCCTCCTCGAAGAGGACGCCACCGCGCCGAACGGCTGGCGGCGCAGCCCCACCGTCACCGGGTCCGTCTACACCGCCGGCCTGCGCGCCGACCCCGACAACCACCTGCTGCGTACCCTGCGACAGCTGCGCGACCTCGGTATCGGCGTCATCACCGGCAACCACGAGTTCGACGGCGGCCAGTACGAGATCAACCTGACCCACTCCGACGCCCTGGACGCCGCCGACCGGGCGTTCCGCTTCAAGGCCGCTGTCAAGGAACTGGCCCGCAAGGAAGGCAAGTTGGCCACCTTCATGGCCAAACCCTTCAACGATTCGGGCGGCTCCGGCTTCCACCTGCACTTCTCCTGCGTCGACGCCGACGGCCGCAACGTCTTCGACGACCCGGCCGGCGCCTTCGGTCTCTCCGGCAACGCCCGGCACGCCATCGCCGGCATCCTCACCCACGCCCCGGCGCTCGCCGCGCTGCTCAACCCGACCGTCAACTCGTACAAGCGCTTCGGGCCCGACACCCTCGCGCCCTGGCTGATCAACTGGGGCCTGGACAACCGAAGCGCCATGGTCCGCATCCCGCCCGAGCGCGGCTCCGGCGCCCGTCTGGAGGTACGGCTCGGAGACGCCGGCGCCAACCCGTATCTCGCGATCGCCGCGCTCACCGCCGCCGCCCTGCTCGGCGTCCAGGAGGGCGAGGAGCCGCCAGCGCCGCTGGAGGGCTACGGCTACGACCTGGAGAAGTCCCAGGTCCTGCCGATGAACCTGACCGCCGCGCTCGACGCCCTCGAAGCCGACGAAGCGCTCATCGAACTGCTGGGCAAGGACTTCACCGCGTCCTTCCTCGCCTACAAGCGCGACGAGGCCGAACGCTTCCAACGACACGTCACCGACTGGGAGTTCGCCGAGTACTCCTACCACCTCTGAGCACCCCGCCAGGAGCACACCATGACGAGCACCCTGAACACCACCGACACCCACCACGCCCCCGACGACCCGATGCCGCTGGACGAGGTCGACCTCGCCGACAACGACAAGTTCCTCGACGGCGTCACCCCCTGGCGCATGTTCCACACCCTGCGCCACCAGGACCCGGTCCACTGGCAGCCGGAGCCCGAGCCCAACCACGGCTTCTGGGCTGTCACCCGGCACGAGGACATCACCCGCGTGGGACGCGACCCGCAGACCTTCACCTCCACCAAGTTCGCCAACCTCGAAGAACTCGACGACGACCAGATCAAGAAGCGCGCCTCCATCCTGGAACTGGACGGCGTACGCCACCGCGCGATGCGCAGCCTGCTACAGCGTCAGTTCGGCCAGGGCGTCATCAACGAGTACGCCGACTTCCTGCGCGGCCTGACCGCCAGGACGCTGGACACGGCCCTCGCCAAGGGCACGTTCGACTTCGTCGCCGACGTCGCCGCCGACTTCCCCATCAACGTCCTCGCCCGGCTCCTCGACGTCCCCCCGGAGGACAACCAGCAGCTCATCGACTGGGGCAACCGGATCATGGGCAACACGGACCCCGACTACGCCGATGTCCTCCTCCACAGCGAGGAGAGCGAGCAGTACAAGGATCTGCCCTTCCGCAGCCCGGCCTCGCTGGAGGTCTTCGAGTACGGACGGGAGCTGGCCCGGCAGCGGCGGGGCGGCACCGGCACCGACCTGATCTCCAGACTCGTCAACGAGAGCCCGCGCGACGGCGTCCCGCTCTCCGCGCAGGACTTCGACAACTACTTCCTGCTGCTGGTCGTGGCCGGCAACGAGACCACCCGGCACACCATCTCGCACTCCATGCTGGCCCTCATCCAGCATCCCGAGCAGCTGACCAGGCTCCAGGAAGACCCCTCTCTCATCCCGGTCGCCGTCGAGGAGTTCCTGCGCTGGGCCACGCCCGTCTACCATTTCCGCCGTACCGCGACACGCGACGTCGAACTCGGCGGCAAGCGGGTGAAGGAGGGCGACAAGGTCGTCATGTGGTACGCCTCCGGCAACCGCGACGAAGAGGTGTTCGGCAACCCGTACGACTTCGACGTCACCCGCCAGGACAACGACCACCTCACCTTCGGCAAGGGCGGCCCCCACCTGTGCCTGGGCAACCTGCTCGCCCGCACCGAGATCCGCATCATGTTCGAGGAACTGATCCCGCGCCTCGCCGACATCCGCCTCGCCGGCGACGTCCCCCGGGTCCGCTCCAACTTCGTCAACGGCATCAAGAAACTGCCGGTCGAGGTCACCCTCGCCTGACCGTCTGTACACGGAGCTGTGGCCACCCGGACGCTGGGTGCCCACAGCTCTGTGCGTCTGGGCGGCAACACTCTGATCGCGGCCGTTCGCCAAGGGCACGCAAACTCGGTCAGAAGGTGACCTTCGGCATCACCTCGAAACGACTCCCGCACTGAGATACAAAGCCACACACGACACCGGCCTGGGCACCTTCCGCTGGGTCGTCGAGCGGACCATCTCCTGGCTGCACGGCTTCCGCCGGCTGCGCATCCGCTGGGAACGACGCGACGACATCCACGAAGCGTTCCTCGGACTCGCCGTCTGCCTGATCACCCACCGGGCACCGACCACGTACGGCCGTGCGGCTCACCGGTCGAGGACCAAGCTGATCATGGACAAGCCTGCGTGGTATGCGTTCATCGCCTGCCACGTACCGGCGCCGGTTGAAGCGCTCGCCGTTGGTACGCGGCAGGCGATGCGAGTGGTGGTCAACCGGCGGCTACGATCCGCCACTGCTGGTTCGTGCTGTTGCTGTCACTCCACTGGCCCAGATCAGATCCATTGCCGGTGCGGCCCATGCCGTCGATGTACTTGCCGGTGGTGCGGTTCTTGATGCGCACGTTGTCGGCGACGGTCACCACCGACCACTGCTGGCTCGTGCTGTTGCTGTCACCGTACTGGGTGAGCGCGGATCCGTCCGAGGTGCGGCCCGCTCCGTCCAGGTACAGGCCGGTTGCCCGGTTCTTGATGCGCACGTAGGGCCCATCGTTCTCGACGGTCCACTGCTGCTCGTACCGGTTGCTGCTGCCGCTGGCTTCGCCGACGGTGGCCCCACTGGCCGTGCGGCCCTCTCCGTCGATGTACAGGCCGGTGGCGGCGTTGGTGATCCGCACGTATGTGCCGCCGCCGTTGCCGATCCCCCAGGCGTACTGCAGCCGGGTCAGTCCCGAGGCGTTCACCAAGGACAGCTTGATGCCCGAGCCGGTGCCGCTCTTGCTGGTCATGCTGTACCAGTCGCCGTCACGCAGCCCCGGCCAGTAGACGCTCCCCATGCCGAGGCTGCGCAGTTCGCTGCTGACCCCCCGGACGTAGTCGGCGAAGAACGAGCCACTGGGAACGCTGTAGTCGATGGTGTTGTAGTGGACGCCGTTCTTGCTGCCCGGGCCCATCGGGCCGCCCCACTCGGTGGCGATCGTGCGGGAGGCGTATCCGCCGATGTACCCGGCGAGGTGGTTCGCCCACTCGGTCTCGTCCTCGTATCCCGCGAAGAACGAGTAGTCGTGCACCGCCAGGAAAGTGCCGTCCAGGCGGCTGTCGCGACCGACTGCCGCGACGTCCTGGGCCAGCCCGGCGCCGTCGAGGATCACCCTGGAGCGCGGCACGGAGGGGTACCTGGCCAACCAGCCGCTGTACATGTCGTCCAGGCTGGTCGTGCTGTAACCGTACGGCTCGTTGATGACCTCGAAGTAGGCGTTGGGGTTGGAGCCGTACTTCTGTACGACCTTGTCCCACATCTGGTTGAACCCGGCGGTGCTCGCCGGCTTGCCGCCGCTGTACGCCCAGTAGGCGAGGATCACGTTTCCCTTGGTGAGGGCCGTGTCGATCGCCCCGGTGTAGGTGTTCCAGTAGTCGGCGACAGTGGGCTCGTTGACAGGCATGCGCACGGTGTTGGCGCCCGTCGCCACGTACATCTGGCCAACAACCTGGTCCGCCACGGCGGAAGCCGATGAGTAGGTGTCCGACGCCCCGAGCCCGGACGGGTGCAGTACGCCGTTGACGAAGTTGTCTCTCTGGTCGGCCCAGTTCACTCCTCTGAACTGCGATGTGGAAGCGTGTGCCTGGTTCGGACCGGCCGCCAGAATTCCTGCGGCGAGTGCGAACACCGCCAGCAGTCTGGTCATCTTGGCTGGCTTTCCACGTGTATTGGCGATCGGGTTTCCCATCGGGTTCTCCCTTCTGTGCGTGTAGTCCCTTCGGAGGCTCGCCGCCGGTCATGGGGCGGATTCGTGTCTCCTGCGGTCCACCCGAGGGTCCACATCTGTTTGGTCCGTACATTGCAGTTCCAGGTGGGCCGGCAGCGTGCCCGCCGTGGTGCCGCACCTGATATGGCCAGGCCTCTTTCCCGCACCGAACGCACACATCTCGCCCCCGGCCCGCCGCAGGGTCGATGGCCCGTGTCTGCGTCGGGCTGGTCGCCGCGGCCACCAAGGAGGCCGGCCCGGCGACGATCGACCCGTCGGGGACCGTCGTGGTGTTGGCCGCCGAGAAGTCACTCAGGCGGAACCCGCGAAAGCGCGCGCTGGTTGTCGAAGTGCGGCCGCAGGTCCCTGCCGGTCGTGGGTCGTGATGTCTTCAGGAACTTGCCCGGGCCATTGGGTTGCCTGGGTGAAGCGGCGCTGCTTATGGGCTGTCCGAGTGTCCAGTGCTGGTTGGCCGCGCCGTTGCAGGTCCACAGTTCGACCAAGGCGCCGTTCGCGGTGGCCCCGCCGGTCACGTCCAGGCACAGCCCGGACTGTGCCCCGGTGATCGTGCCGTTCGCATTCACGTTCCACTGCTGGTTCGACCCGCCGTTGCATGGCCAGATCTGCACCTTCGTACCCGGACTGGCGCCCTGCGCGTCGGCGTCCAAGCACATGGTCGAGCTACCGCTGTACACCGTCAGTCGGCCGGAGGAAGTACGCGTCCACAACTGGTTGGCCCCGCCGTCGCAGGTGTGGATCTCCACCTGCGTGCCCGCTGTCGTGCGCTGGTCCGGTACGTCCAGGCACTTGCCCGCACCCACCGCGTGGACAGGCTCACCGCCGGCAGGCGTCGGCGGCGGCGTCGGGCCGCTCGGGGGAACGTAGGGGCACTTGGGCTGGTAGACCGAGACGGTGGAGGGGTCCGGCAGGCCCGGGCAGAGGAACTGCGTGTAGCGGGTGTCGTTGTCCACGAACACCTTCAGCCACGGGATCAGTAGCTTCAACTCCACGTTGTTCGGACGGGTGTAGTACACGTGGTCCGCTCCGGCGATCTGGGCGAAACCGCTCTGCGTGGTGCCCGGCAGCGTCGCGTACAGACCGCTGAGATACGACGGGGTGACGACCGTGTCGTTCTGGCCGCCGATGACCAGACTCGGCACCCTGTCGGTGGCCATGCTCAGGCCATTGCCGGGGAACCCCGGAGCAAGGCCGATCATCGCCTTCAGCGACGGCTGGCGTTCTGCCGCGATGATCGCTCCGGCTCCGCCCGCGGAGTGGCCCAGTACGGACAGCCGATTCGGGTCGATCTCCGCCTTGACCGGGCTCTGCGTGGTCAGCCACTTCAGCCCCGCCAGCAGTTCGGCGGCCCGGGCGTCGGCCCCGTCGGTACGGCTGTTGGTCTCGATGCAGATCACCACGAACCCGAATGAGGAGAGCCACGGCCCCATCCACGCCTCTTCGTCGGCGCACCGCGCCGTGTACCCCGGCACGATCGCCAATGCTCCCCACGTGCCCAGGCTGGTGTCCGTCGGGTAGTAGACCACTCCGCCGTTGAACCCGTTGCCCGGCGCCACACCCATCTGCGCCGTGGCGAACGGACCGCGCGACGCCTCGATACCGGTCAGGGTGGGATCAGGGCCGCGCTGGTACGGATTGCTCTGGGCAGCCTGCGGCGCGGCGGCGCCTGACGCCGGCAGGGCTGACGCCGGTGCTACCAAGAACATCGCAGCGACGACCGCAGCGACGGCTGCCACCGCCGCCATCCACGCCGGCCATCGCCTCGTTCGCGCCCTCCCCGCTTCGGCGCGTCCTGGCGTTGATCTCGACATCGGCATGGTGAACCTCCCGATGGGAATAGCGAGAGAGTCTGGATGGTGGCGTGCGCAATGAAGTGAGATCAGACCAAGCACGTCAGTGATGGGATGTATAGCGCGCCGTGTCCACTGCGGGGTGAAGATGCCATAGCAATGCGTCGACTTCAATGGGCTGTTCACACTCGCAGTGAAAGAAGGAAGGCGATCAGGACAGTCGATCTGCCCCACGGAGATCCCATGTCATGACCGATGGTGCCCTGGGAGCACCGGCACTGAGCCGCGGCCGCAGCACCGCCCTTGCAGGCGTGCCGAACGGCTCGATGTGAACGTCAGGCGGGCGACGTGAGACGCCGTAGGTCAGCATCGCCCCGAACTGCAACGTGGAGTTCCGGCACCCCGATCGAGAACAGCCTTGCCGGACAACCGGCTGCCGCCAATAAACCGGCCGAAACCCCGCCCCCCGACGTCACAGCCAAAAGGGCAGTTCGCCCTCGAAGGTGGCGTTCTGCGCGATGGCGTCGTCGTCGTTGGTGCCGTGCCCGCCCGCACCGTGGCCGTGCCACCCGCACCGCTGGGCGACCCGGGGGAGCTATCCAGCGAGGGCTGGATCGTATCGAAGCTGGACAGCAGGTCCCGGGTGGTGAGGGGGCAGGGCATCCACTCCCCGACGCGCGTCGCGTCTGCGACCGAGAACCATTCGATCCAGTTTCACCAGTTCCACCTGGAGGACAGCCGGGCCGCGGCTGGTGATCGCGTCGGCCTCAGGGGTGTCGGCGGCGATGGCGGAGCCCTGGGCATGGAGGAGGGCGTTGCCGCCGACGTGGTCGGAGTGTCAGTGGGTGTTGACGACCAGGTCGACGTTTCCGGCGTGTGTGCGGGCCGATGCGGCGGTTTCGTCGGCGTGGCCGACGAAACCGGTGTCGACCAGGGCCGGTTGGCCGGGCAGCAGGAGGGTGTTGGCGTCGGGGAAGGGGCGCTGCCACCACGCAACGAGGCCGGCCGTGCCCTTGTCAGTGGTGGCGCGGGCGAGGCAGCAAGGCGAACGCGCTCTCCGCGATCGAGGTCAGGCGGTCGGGACTGTGGCCGTACGCGCCTACGTGGCGCGGCTGTGGTCGAGGTCGTCCAGCAGCAGATGGCGCTGGTCGTGGGTGCTCAGGGCGTGCACGGCGGCGAGCACAAAGCTGAGCCGCTCGCGGGCGTGGGGGAGGCGGTCGAGAGTGCCGCGCAGCTGCCGCGGACGATGCCTGTCGCCGTACCGCCGACTACCTGCTGCGCAGCAGACTCGGACACCTGACTGTACTGCGCGCGCCGATGG from Streptomyces sp. CC0208 carries:
- a CDS encoding acetoacetate decarboxylase family protein, whose protein sequence is MASVRGYFHPKTATGSSSLIPSPPWHYSGDLLTIEYRTDPARVRELLPAPLELAEEDPGAVALIWADWQSCSGTKEELLDPVRAQYKEAFAVVRCSYQGRTYSRCVYIWVDKDFAIARGLHQGYPKKLGSIHQTRPHLYGPAPRIEAGARFGATLAAADRRLAQTVVTLREPSETNGFVNGHPMAHHRWLPSIENGKGLALDELIETGAASFEAGQPWVGDAELELFEAPTEELARLEIREPIAAYYRQVGVVWDGGRLLESGTSEAE
- a CDS encoding FAD-dependent oxidoreductase encodes the protein MTTQRIIVAGASIGGLRAAEQLRGAGWTGAITVIGDEPHMPYNRPPLSKEALAGKASFESLAFAPKASAADVEWRLGTSVTSARLAERVVVLDSGEELPFDGLVVATGMRPRRLRCEGPAVGRHTVRTFGDAQALRAELVRPGARVVVIGAGFIGCEVAATAVGLGVTDVTVVDPLPLPMVGPLGELPARALLGRHEERGVRFALGAGVSGFEGEEHVTGVVLSDGTVLPADVVVESVGSVANTEWLDGNGLDLTDGVLTDGQLRVGGLPYVVAVGDVARFPNARYDGVPRRVEHWSIPGDTAKHAAKALMAHLTGAEAGLPPFAPLPTFWSDQHDFRLQSFGSPVLGLADIRVLAGDPGGDMLVGYHTDGGQLVGVVALGGPAAATGAARYRAQLLKQPALTA
- a CDS encoding ferredoxin — its product is MKVVVDMNKCKDHGQCVFAAPDVFQLDDNGRLAYVSDPDDTLRDEVEEAADVCPLQAIRIED
- a CDS encoding glutamine synthetase family protein, yielding MSAHDTPSVRRHQDRLAAEGIDVVRVTYPDLIGTDRARDVLLDHLPSACEHGLAFCRAVYHTTPRGDVVAIQGGIDAGLPDISVRPDLSTLARVPWEPGVAWCLGDTTDPATGGPAAESPRDLLRSVLARCADVGLSPVVGPELEYFLLEEDATAPNGWRRSPTVTGSVYTAGLRADPDNHLLRTLRQLRDLGIGVITGNHEFDGGQYEINLTHSDALDAADRAFRFKAAVKELARKEGKLATFMAKPFNDSGGSGFHLHFSCVDADGRNVFDDPAGAFGLSGNARHAIAGILTHAPALAALLNPTVNSYKRFGPDTLAPWLINWGLDNRSAMVRIPPERGSGARLEVRLGDAGANPYLAIAALTAAALLGVQEGEEPPAPLEGYGYDLEKSQVLPMNLTAALDALEADEALIELLGKDFTASFLAYKRDEAERFQRHVTDWEFAEYSYHL
- a CDS encoding cytochrome P450, whose amino-acid sequence is MTSTLNTTDTHHAPDDPMPLDEVDLADNDKFLDGVTPWRMFHTLRHQDPVHWQPEPEPNHGFWAVTRHEDITRVGRDPQTFTSTKFANLEELDDDQIKKRASILELDGVRHRAMRSLLQRQFGQGVINEYADFLRGLTARTLDTALAKGTFDFVADVAADFPINVLARLLDVPPEDNQQLIDWGNRIMGNTDPDYADVLLHSEESEQYKDLPFRSPASLEVFEYGRELARQRRGGTGTDLISRLVNESPRDGVPLSAQDFDNYFLLLVVAGNETTRHTISHSMLALIQHPEQLTRLQEDPSLIPVAVEEFLRWATPVYHFRRTATRDVELGGKRVKEGDKVVMWYASGNRDEEVFGNPYDFDVTRQDNDHLTFGKGGPHLCLGNLLARTEIRIMFEELIPRLADIRLAGDVPRVRSNFVNGIKKLPVEVTLA
- a CDS encoding RICIN domain-containing protein, whose translation is MTRLLAVFALAAGILAAGPNQAHASTSQFRGVNWADQRDNFVNGVLHPSGLGASDTYSSASAVADQVVGQMYVATGANTVRMPVNEPTVADYWNTYTGAIDTALTKGNVILAYWAYSGGKPASTAGFNQMWDKVVQKYGSNPNAYFEVINEPYGYSTTSLDDMYSGWLARYPSVPRSRVILDGAGLAQDVAAVGRDSRLDGTFLAVHDYSFFAGYEDETEWANHLAGYIGGYASRTIATEWGGPMGPGSKNGVHYNTIDYSVPSGSFFADYVRGVSSELRSLGMGSVYWPGLRDGDWYSMTSKSGTGSGIKLSLVNASGLTRLQYAWGIGNGGGTYVRITNAATGLYIDGEGRTASGATVGEASGSSNRYEQQWTVENDGPYVRIKNRATGLYLDGAGRTSDGSALTQYGDSNSTSQQWSVVTVADNVRIKNRTTGKYIDGMGRTGNGSDLGQWSDSNSTNQQWRIVAAG
- a CDS encoding RICIN domain-containing protein, whose product is MPMSRSTPGRAEAGRARTRRWPAWMAAVAAVAAVVAAMFLVAPASALPASGAAAPQAAQSNPYQRGPDPTLTGIEASRGPFATAQMGVAPGNGFNGGVVYYPTDTSLGTWGALAIVPGYTARCADEEAWMGPWLSSFGFVVICIETNSRTDGADARAAELLAGLKWLTTQSPVKAEIDPNRLSVLGHSAGGAGAIIAAERQPSLKAMIGLAPGFPGNGLSMATDRVPSLVIGGQNDTVVTPSYLSGLYATLPGTTQSGFAQIAGADHVYYTRPNNVELKLLIPWLKVFVDNDTRYTQFLCPGLPDPSTVSVYQPKCPYVPPSGPTPPPTPAGGEPVHAVGAGKCLDVPDQRTTAGTQVEIHTCDGGANQLWTRTSSGRLTVYSGSSTMCLDADAQGASPGTKVQIWPCNGGSNQQWNVNANGTITGAQSGLCLDVTGGATANGALVELWTCNGAANQHWTLGQPISSAASPRQPNGPGKFLKTSRPTTGRDLRPHFDNQRALSRVPPE